One genomic window of Gossypium hirsutum isolate 1008001.06 chromosome D11, Gossypium_hirsutum_v2.1, whole genome shotgun sequence includes the following:
- the LOC107925930 gene encoding LOW QUALITY PROTEIN: transcription factor bHLH48 (The sequence of the model RefSeq protein was modified relative to this genomic sequence to represent the inferred CDS: inserted 2 bases in 1 codon), whose product MESNAGTLETRSNKTALEREEVAALESLQFTDEIHCLMSAPATDNASSFTALLELPAPQAVQLIHSPDSANLIAAPAPNVEDFKGGFHFPSNGGLIERAARFSVFAGEGNNKSDSPEATSNISSANLQKAVKSEPAETDSSQPLISDPTVENRGIKRKDREKVKGQTKKSKTTVKESSDDTEKLPYVHVRARRGQATDSHSLAERARREKINARMKLLQELVPGCNKISGTALVLDEIINHVQSLQRQVEFLSMRLAAVNPRVDFNFDSVFTAESGFFMDSNFSGMVMPMMWPEIQXFQQPVWGREEVCNNYLTPENLLLSYDSSANSVSLHSNQLKMEL is encoded by the exons ATGGAGTCAAACGCGGGGACATTGGAGACCAGATCTAATAAAACGGCGTTGGAAAGGGAGGAAGTAGCGGCACTTGAATCGCTACAATTTACAGACGAAATCCACTGTTTGATGTCGGCTCCGGCGACCGACAATGCCAGTTCCTTCACGGCTTTGCTTGAACTCCCTGCTCCCCAAGCTGTTCAGCTTATTCACTCTCCGGATTCGGCTAACCTCATTGCCGCTCCAGCTCCGAACGTTGAAGATTTCAAAGGCGGGTTTCATTTTCCTTCTAATGGTGGGCTAATTGAACGAGCAGCCAGGTTCTCCGTGTTCGCCGGCGAAGGTAATAACAAGAGCGACTCGCCTGAAGCGACGTCGAACATTTCAAGTGCAAATCTCCAGAAGGCAGTCAAGAGTGAACCGGCTGAGACCGACTCGTCTCAGCCGTTAATTTCCGATCCAACGGTGGAGAACCGGGGTATCAAGAGAAAAGACCGAGAAAAg gtgaaagggCAGACGAAGAAAAGCAAAACAACGGTGAAAGAGAGCTCCGACGACACCGAGAAGCTGCCTTACGTTCACGTTAGAGCTCGCCGGGGACAAGCAACGGATAGCCATAGCTTAGCTGAGAGA GCAAGGAGAGAGAAGATTAATGCACGTATGAAGCTCCTACAGGAGTTGGTACCAGGATGCAATAAG ATTTCGGGCACAGCGTTAGTTTTGGATGAAATCATCAACCATGTGCAGTCCCTACAACGTCAAGTGGAG TTCTTATCAATGAGACTCGCTGCAGTGAACCCAAGAGTTGATTTCAACTTTGATAGTGTATTCACGGCAGAA AGTGGATTTTTTATGGACAGTAACTTTTCTGGCATGGTTATGCCTATGATGTGGCCCGAGATTCA CTTTCAGCAACCTGTTTGGGGGAGAGAAGAAGTCTGCAATAATTACTTAACTCCGGAGAACTTGCTTTTAAGCTATGATTCCTCTGCAAACTCAG
- the LOC107925722 gene encoding protein POLYCHOME, producing MAESRDRLGRAVDIAEVFARRRSGPLGILSDESMDLLGSPVRQSVTRRSMGVVGVTTSTGRGVGLRRGGSFGTPRIGIRRSRNLYRSTGRENVSVTPSPLGRGRGRGTASVLPSWYPRTPLRDITAVVRAIERRRARLGDGEGQIVETPILPHDETILGSNISSVAQLEHNFSTPASTTRLKPCPPSVRNVSKILLNVTNQKPEESSEELLTPQKNLLNSIDTVEKAVMEELSKMKKTPSAKKAERQHKVRTLMSMR from the exons ATGGCGGAGTCAAGAGATAGACTCGGGAGAGCCGTTGATATAGCGGAAGTCTTCGCGCGAAGACGGTCTGGGCCTTTGGGGATTCTCTCAGATGAATCGATGGATCTTTTAGGCTCTCCCGTTCGACAATCAGTCACGCGTAGGTCAATGGGTGTTGTTGGTGTTACTACTTCGACGGGGCGTGGTGTAGGGCTCCGACGAGGTGGCAGTTTTGGGACTCCGAGAATCGGTATTCGACGTAGCCGGAATCTTTATCGATCGACCGGAAGAGAGAATGTTTCGGTGACACCGAGTCCTTTGGGCCGTGGAAGAGGTCGTGGTACGGCTAGTGTGTTACCTTCTTGGTACCCAAGAACTCCTCTTAGAGATATCACTGCTGTTGTAAGG GCCATTGAAAGGAGGAGAGCTCGTTTAGGGGATGGTGAAGGCCAAATAGTAGAGACCCCAATACTACCACATGATGAAACTATTCTTGGTTCAAACATATCATCAGTTGCTCAACTCGAGCACAATTTCTCAACACCAGCTTCAACTACTAGATTGAAGCCTTGTCCTCCATCGGTACGGAATGTATCGAAGATATTGCTCAATGTCACAAACCAGAAACCCGAGGAATCTTCGGAGGAGCTTCTTACACCTCAAAAGAATCTCTTGAATTCCATTGACACTGTGGAGAAAGCTGTGATGGAAGAACTAAGCAAAATGAAAAAGACTCCAAGTGCTAAAAAAGCCGAACGACAACACAAGGTCCGAACATTAATGTCGATGCGGTGA
- the LOC107925929 gene encoding 60S ribosomal protein L6, producing the protein MAAKRKTPIKTRNPDLIRGVGKYSRSKMYHKRGLWAIKAKNGGVFPCHEPNPKPATAVEKPPKFYPADDVKKPLLNKRKPKPTKLRASITPGTVLILLAGRFMGKRVVFLKQLTSGLLLVTGPFKINGVPLRRVNQSYVIATSTKIDISGVNLDKFDDKYFAKEVENKKKKTEGEFFEAEKEDKKKLPEDKKEDQKAVDTFLIKSIEGVPELKAYLAARFSLKSGMKPHELVF; encoded by the exons ATGGCGGCCAAAAGGAAAACCCCAATCAAGACCCGAAACCCAGATCTAATTCGCGGTGTGGGTAAGTACTCAAGGTCTAAAATGTACCACAAGCGTGGCCTTTGGGCAATCAAGGCCAAAAACGGCGGCGTTTTCCCCTGCCACGAACCCAATCCCAAACCCGCCACCGCCGTCGAGAAGCCTCCTAAGTTTTACCCCGCCGACGATGTCAAGAAACCGCTTCTTAATAAGCGCAAGCCCAAACCCACCAAGctcag ggcTAGCATTACTCCAGGAACGGTGTTGATTTTGTTGGCTGGGAGATTTATGGGGAAGAGAGTTGTTTTCTTGAAGCAACTCACCTCTGGGCTCCTTTTGGTTACTG GACCATTCAAGATTAACGGTGTTCCTCTACGGCGTGTGAACCAATCCTACGTCATTGCCACTTCCACCAAGATCGACATCTCCGGGGTTAACCTAGACAAGTTCGATGACAAGTACTTCGCCAAGGAAGTagaaaacaagaagaagaaaaccGAGGGAGAGTTTTTCGAAGCTGAGAAAGAG GACAAGAAGAAACTACCCGAAGATAAGAAAGAAGATCAGAAGGCCGTCGATACCTTTTTAATAAAGTCGATCGAGGGAGTCCCGGAATTGAAAGCCTACCTCGCCGCTAGGTTTTCACTCAAATCCGGCATGAAACCACATGAACTCGTCTTCTAG
- the LOC107925928 gene encoding squamosa promoter-binding-like protein 14 produces the protein MEMGSSSLSDSGGSSIDSLNNNALKLGRNIYFNDSSAAVNGGPATMKTQSPPTQPPLGCKKPRVGGMIHGGRPPRCQVEGCEVDLSDVKAYYARHKVCVSHSKSPKAIVAGIEQRFCQQCSRFHQLPEFDKAKRSCRRRLAGHNERRRKQSPGSLFPSHYSRLSSSVIESNGRGRSFILDFTAYSRVSGKDAWPTMRSLDRIPGNQNTAPEKSLQHHHPWPKNMENPSSGDLFLQGSLGGTGFSGTATSQGECFTGVSDSSCALSLLSNQPWGSKNRASALGVNDMMNTEPMPHDTFVNPYLQTSEPADAQHFGRLELPQQNSVQHMELEQHSRSYDTSAQYIHWSL, from the exons ATGGAAATGGGTTCGAGTTCTTTGTCTGACTCAGGTGGTTCTTCCATTGATTCACTCAACAACAACGCCTTGAAGTTGGGTCGAAATATCTACTTCAATGATTCCTCCGCCGCTGTCAACGGTGGCCCTGCAACTATGAAGACTCAATCACCACCGACACAACCACCTCTGGGTTGTAAGAAACCTAGGGTCGGTGGGATGATTCACGGTGGTCGACCACCGAGGTGTCAAGTAGAAGGGTGTGAAGTGGATCTGAGTGATGTTAAGGCTTATTATGCAAGGCATAAAGTTTGTGTTTCTCATTCAAAATCACCTAAAGCCATTGTTGCTGGTATTGAACAAAGGTTTTGTCAGCAGTGTAGCAG GTTTCACCAGCTTCCTGAATTCGACAAAGCGAAACGGAGTTGCCGTAGACGGCTAGCTGGTCACAACGAGCGTCGCAGAAAACAATCGCCTGGATCATTATTTCCCTCTCATTACAGCAGGCTATCTTCATCTGTTATCG AAAGCAATGGTCGAGGTAGAAGCTTTATCTTGGATTTCACGGCTTATTCAAGGGTTTCCGGAAAAGATGCATGGCCAACAATGAGATCGTTGGACCGCATACCTGGAAATCAAAACACAGCTCCGGAAAAGTCACTTCAACATCATCATCCATGGCCAAAAAACATGGAGAATCCTTCTTCGGGTGATCTTTTCCTTCAAGGTTCACTAGGAGGGACCGGTTTTTCCGGGACCGCAACTTCTCAAGGAGAATGCTTCACGGGAGTTAGTGACTCGAGCTGTGCTCTCTCTCTTCTGTCAAATCAACCATGGGGCTCCAAAAACCGAGCTTCGGCTCTTGGTGTTAACGACATGATGAACACCGAACCAATGCCGCATGACACATTCGTAAACCCGTATTTGCAAACCTCGGAGCCTGCTGATGCTCAACATTTCGGCAGGCTTGAGTTGCCTCAGCAAAACAGCGTGCAACACATGGAACTTGAGCAACACTCCAGATCGTATGACACATCGGCACAGTATATTCACTGGTCACTCTAA
- the LOC107925940 gene encoding uncharacterized protein: protein MRRGRGKVKKQAVVVSSHEDPESGDDEIIEELKVEKTEEDSGDVKGSVPIKEMKNQAVTENGRKRKRSMQAKENGITTKLSTNDSIKPVGYRQNGSRRKNKPQRAAEAIVECK from the coding sequence ATGAGAAGGGGTAGAGGAAAAGTAAAGAAGCAGGCTGTTGTTGTTTCGTCTCATGAAGATCCCGAGAGTGGTGACGATGAAATCATCGAGGAACTCAAAGTGGAGAAGACAGAAGAAGATAGTGGCGATGTAAAAGGTTCGGTTCCAATCAAGGAGATGAAAAATCAAGCTGTCACGGAGAACGGACGGAAACGGAAAAGGTCAATGCAGGCGAAAGAAAATGGGATTACGACAAAGTTAAGCACCAATGATTCGATTAAACCTGTGGGGTATCGACAAAATGGTAGCAGGCGCAAAAACAAACCTCAACGGGCTGCCGAAGCTATTGTTGAGTGCAAATGA